Proteins co-encoded in one Pongo pygmaeus isolate AG05252 chromosome 23, NHGRI_mPonPyg2-v2.0_pri, whole genome shotgun sequence genomic window:
- the ATP5MGL gene encoding putative ATP synthase subunit g 2, mitochondrial, with protein sequence MAQFVRNLVEKTPALVNAAVTYSKPRLATFWYYTTVELVPPTPAEIPRAIQSLTKIVSSAQTGSFKQLTVKEALLNGLVATEVSMWFYVGDIIGKRGIIG encoded by the coding sequence ATGGCTCAATTTGTCCGTAACCTTGTGGAGAAGACCCCAGCACTGGTAAATGCTGCTGTGACTTACTCGAAGCCTCGATTGGCCACATTTTGGTACTACACCACGGTTGAGCTGGTTCCTCCCACCCCTGCTGAGATCCCTAGAGCTATTCAGAGCCTGACAAAAATAGTCAGTAGTGCTCAGACTGGTAGCTTCAAACAGCTCACAGTTAAGGAAGCTTTGCTGAATGGTTTGGTGGCCACTGAGGTGTCGATGTGGTTTTATGTCGGAGACATCATAGGCAAGCGTGGCATCATTGGCTAG